A genomic segment from Desulfonatronum lacustre DSM 10312 encodes:
- the treY gene encoding malto-oligosyltrehalose synthase, whose product MNPLYAPTSFYRLQFHAGFTFADALEIVPYLRDMGVSHVYTSPVLAARPGSTHGYDIVDHQSLNPELGGRKGFDALSAALLEAEMGLVMDIVPNHMGIGRSDNQWWLDVLEWGRSSRFIHFFDIEWFPQTQGIHDQVLLPVLGDLYGAVLERGELRLRFDAQAGSFSVWYYEHRFPVCPSTYHRILAPCLEYAGEETAAHPEIRAAFTESKRLRTTPRSGTRRKALRTRGETFKGTLARLTADLPDLRRTLEHAEHLFSPESPDGRGLERLHKLLERQHYRPAFWRVAGHEINYRRFFQINDLAGLRVEEPEVFAAAHGLIRELVAAGQVHGLRIDHIDGLYDPAGYLDRLQKLLKPQAASLGFVPGRFPVYVEKILEEHETLRNRWPVHGTTGYDALSEINAVQIDSGGLAELRALYEMREGAGSADAHAEGVRAKRQIMDQELASELEVLATETTRLLKRDPATRDFSRGEVRQALREIVSRFPVYRTYVGSKGPTAEDVRDLDWALGLARRARAVSHPRLFDVLESLLKASWQKRADGRPRADVLRLARKFQQFTGPAMAKGMEDTTFYRVLPLISMNEVGMGPDRRISTVGDFHQQMQRRAADWPRSMVTTATHDTKRSEDVRSRIAVLSELPKAWAERVERWQTLNRRARRESALGPLPSSRDEYLFYQTLVGVWPPEGLGPDLPGATTLSALQDRLRAYMIKAAREAKISTSWLNPDEEYEQALTDFTAQVLDSGPTAAPFLRDVQEFVTKLAVPGACNALTQTILSLTMPGAPDTYQGTELWDDSLVDPDNRRPVNFADRWNGLREFQAAKAEDNQRGYVALLKRTWHDGRIKQYVQWRLLTLRRAHPELFLNGNYVPLEVSGTRANNILAFARIHRTHGRQAVIVALPRLVADLCPPDGGFPTGEPWSASTIALNTTLPKAGKDGRWQDRFTHRSISPTDGVLTAAELFTDLPWAVLTFTRKG is encoded by the coding sequence ATGAATCCGCTCTACGCCCCCACATCCTTCTACCGGCTGCAATTCCACGCCGGCTTCACCTTTGCCGACGCCCTGGAAATCGTGCCCTATTTGCGGGACATGGGCGTGAGCCACGTCTATACGTCTCCGGTCCTGGCCGCCCGGCCCGGCTCCACCCACGGCTACGACATCGTGGACCACCAGTCCCTGAATCCGGAACTCGGCGGACGGAAGGGCTTCGACGCCCTCAGCGCGGCCTTGTTGGAAGCCGAAATGGGGCTGGTCATGGACATCGTGCCCAACCACATGGGCATCGGCCGCAGCGACAACCAGTGGTGGCTGGACGTGCTGGAATGGGGCCGCAGCAGTCGCTTTATCCATTTTTTCGACATTGAATGGTTTCCCCAGACCCAGGGCATCCACGACCAGGTCCTGCTGCCCGTGCTGGGCGACCTTTACGGCGCGGTCCTGGAGCGCGGCGAACTGCGCCTGCGCTTCGACGCCCAGGCCGGCTCTTTCAGCGTCTGGTACTACGAGCACCGCTTTCCCGTCTGCCCGTCCACCTATCACCGGATTCTGGCCCCCTGCCTGGAATATGCCGGAGAGGAAACAGCCGCGCACCCGGAAATCCGCGCCGCGTTCACCGAATCCAAACGCCTGCGGACCACGCCCCGCTCCGGAACACGGCGCAAGGCCCTGCGGACCCGGGGCGAGACCTTCAAAGGCACTCTGGCCCGACTGACCGCGGATCTGCCGGACCTTCGCCGGACCTTGGAGCATGCCGAGCATCTTTTTTCGCCCGAGAGCCCTGACGGCCGGGGCTTGGAGCGACTGCACAAGCTGCTGGAACGCCAGCACTATCGCCCGGCGTTCTGGCGGGTTGCCGGACACGAAATCAATTATCGCCGCTTTTTCCAGATCAACGACCTGGCCGGATTGCGCGTGGAGGAGCCCGAGGTCTTTGCCGCGGCCCACGGCCTGATCCGGGAACTTGTCGCCGCCGGGCAGGTGCACGGGCTGCGCATCGACCACATCGACGGGCTCTATGATCCCGCCGGATACCTGGACCGGCTGCAAAAGCTGCTCAAGCCCCAGGCCGCAAGTTTGGGCTTCGTCCCCGGCCGTTTTCCGGTCTATGTGGAAAAAATCCTGGAAGAGCACGAAACCCTGCGCAACCGCTGGCCGGTGCATGGAACCACGGGATACGACGCCCTGAGCGAAATCAACGCCGTGCAGATCGATTCCGGAGGTTTGGCCGAGCTGCGCGCCCTGTACGAAATGCGCGAGGGCGCGGGGAGCGCGGACGCCCATGCCGAGGGCGTGCGGGCCAAACGGCAGATCATGGATCAGGAACTGGCCTCGGAACTGGAAGTGCTGGCCACGGAAACCACCCGCCTGCTCAAGCGCGATCCGGCGACCCGGGACTTTTCCCGGGGCGAAGTCCGCCAGGCCCTGCGGGAGATCGTGTCCCGTTTTCCGGTCTACCGGACCTATGTCGGCTCCAAAGGCCCCACCGCGGAGGATGTCCGGGACCTGGACTGGGCCCTGGGCCTGGCCCGGCGAGCACGGGCCGTGAGCCATCCCCGGCTCTTCGACGTGCTGGAATCCCTGCTCAAGGCCTCCTGGCAAAAACGCGCCGACGGTCGCCCCCGGGCCGACGTCCTGCGCCTGGCCCGCAAATTCCAGCAGTTTACCGGCCCGGCCATGGCCAAGGGCATGGAGGACACCACGTTCTACCGGGTCTTGCCCCTGATCTCCATGAATGAGGTGGGCATGGGGCCGGACCGGCGGATCAGCACGGTGGGGGATTTTCATCAGCAGATGCAGCGCCGCGCAGCGGACTGGCCCAGATCCATGGTCACCACGGCTACCCACGACACCAAGCGCAGTGAGGACGTCCGGTCCCGGATCGCGGTGCTTTCGGAACTGCCCAAGGCCTGGGCCGAACGGGTGGAACGCTGGCAGACCCTCAACCGCCGGGCCCGTCGCGAGTCCGCCCTCGGTCCTCTGCCCTCCAGCCGGGACGAATACCTGTTCTACCAGACCCTGGTCGGTGTCTGGCCTCCGGAAGGACTCGGCCCGGACCTTCCCGGAGCAACGACTCTTTCCGCGTTGCAGGACCGGCTGCGGGCCTACATGATCAAGGCGGCCCGGGAAGCCAAGATCAGCACGTCCTGGCTGAACCCGGACGAGGAATACGAACAGGCCCTGACCGACTTCACGGCCCAGGTCCTGGATTCCGGCCCGACGGCCGCGCCGTTTTTGCGCGACGTCCAGGAGTTCGTGACCAAACTGGCCGTACCCGGCGCGTGCAACGCCCTGACCCAGACGATCCTGAGCCTGACCATGCCCGGAGCGCCGGACACCTACCAGGGCACGGAACTCTGGGACGACTCCCTGGTGGACCCGGACAATCGCCGTCCCGTGAACTTCGCGGACAGATGGAATGGGTTACGGGAATTTCAAGCCGCAAAGGCCGAAGACAATCAAAGAGGCTACGTGGCGTTGCTCAAAAGGACCTGGCACGACGGGCGCATCAAGCAATACGTCCAATGGCGCCTGCTGACGCTGCGCCGCGCCCATCCGGAGCTGTTTCTGAACGGGAACTACGTCCCTCTGGAGGTTTCCGGGACCAGAGCGAACAACATCCTCGCCTTTGCCCGTATCCATCGGACCCATGGGCGACAGGCGGTCATCGTAGCCCTGCCCCGCCTCGTCGCGGACCTTTGCCCACCGGACGGCGGATTTCCCACCGGCGAACCCTGGTCGGCCTCGACCATCGCCCTGAACACAACCCTTCCCAAAGCCGGCAAGGACGGTCGCTGGCAAGACCGCTTCACCCACCGTTCCATATCGCCGACGGACGGCGTACTCACCGCAGCCGAACTCTTCACCGACCTGCCCTGGGCAGTGTTGACCTTTACGCGAAAAGGCTGA
- the cas2 gene encoding CRISPR-associated endonuclease Cas2: MFVLVSYDVSTSDPGGPGRLRRVAKICKNHGQRVQFSVFECIVDPAQWTKLKQQLLDEINPEKDSLRFYFLGSNWRKRVEHAGAKEPFDQEGPLVI, translated from the coding sequence ATGTTCGTCCTTGTCAGTTACGACGTGTCCACATCCGATCCCGGCGGTCCGGGACGTCTGCGCCGAGTGGCTAAAATTTGTAAGAACCATGGGCAGCGTGTTCAATTCTCTGTGTTCGAGTGCATTGTCGATCCTGCCCAGTGGACCAAGCTGAAACAGCAACTGCTCGACGAAATCAACCCGGAAAAGGACAGCCTGCGATTCTATTTTCTCGGCTCCAACTGGCGAAAACGGGTGGAGCACGCCGGAGCAAAAGAGCCTTTTGACCAGGAAGGCCCGCTGGTCATTTAG
- the cas1c gene encoding type I-C CRISPR-associated endonuclease Cas1c, producing MKKLLNTLYVTTQGAYLSREGETVLVRVEKETRLQVPIHTLAGIVCFGQVSCSPFLLGLCAERGVGVSFLTEYGRFLARLQGPVAGNVLLRREQYRWADDQEKSANIARALLAGKISNSRTVLQRALRDHGDKPGAEALRDAAQRLRFSLDQLQVSTSLDVLRGIEGDAAGTYFSVFNFLITSQKEGFSFQDRSRRPPLDNVNCLLSFAYTLLMHDVRSALESVGLDPAVGFLHRDRPGRASLALDIMEEFRSVVADRLVLSQINLGVIKKSGFNQAETGGVLMKDDTRKAFLVAYQKRKQEVISHPFLNEKVEIGLLPFIQALLLARHIRGDLDGYPPFIWR from the coding sequence ATGAAGAAACTTTTGAACACCCTCTATGTGACGACCCAGGGCGCGTATCTGTCCCGTGAGGGCGAGACCGTGCTGGTGCGCGTGGAAAAGGAGACGCGACTGCAGGTCCCCATCCATACGCTGGCCGGCATCGTTTGCTTCGGACAGGTCTCGTGCAGTCCGTTTCTGTTGGGACTGTGCGCCGAGCGGGGCGTGGGGGTCAGTTTTCTGACCGAGTATGGTCGTTTTTTGGCCCGGCTTCAGGGACCGGTTGCAGGCAATGTGCTGTTGCGGCGGGAACAGTATCGGTGGGCTGATGATCAGGAAAAGTCCGCGAATATAGCTCGTGCGCTGCTTGCTGGGAAAATCAGCAACAGCCGCACGGTGCTCCAAAGGGCGCTCCGCGATCACGGCGACAAACCCGGCGCTGAGGCCCTGCGGGACGCCGCGCAACGGTTGCGCTTTTCCCTGGATCAACTCCAGGTTTCCACCTCCCTGGATGTCTTGCGAGGCATCGAAGGCGACGCGGCCGGAACGTATTTCAGTGTATTCAATTTCTTGATCACCTCGCAAAAAGAGGGGTTTTCGTTCCAGGATCGCAGCCGCCGCCCGCCGTTGGACAACGTCAATTGCCTGCTGTCATTCGCCTACACCCTGCTGATGCACGATGTCCGCAGCGCCTTGGAGTCCGTCGGCTTGGACCCCGCGGTCGGTTTTCTGCATCGGGATCGGCCAGGGCGAGCCAGTCTCGCCCTGGACATTATGGAGGAGTTTCGCTCCGTCGTCGCGGATCGGCTGGTGCTCTCCCAGATCAACCTCGGGGTCATCAAAAAGTCCGGATTCAACCAAGCCGAAACCGGCGGCGTATTGATGAAGGACGACACCCGCAAGGCGTTCCTTGTCGCCTACCAGAAACGCAAACAAGAAGTGATCAGCCATCCGTTCCTGAATGAAAAAGTGGAAATCGGCCTTCTGCCGTTCATCCAGGCCCTGCTTTTGGCTCGGCATATTCGCGGAGACCTGGACGGCTACCCGCCGTTTATCTGGAGGTGA
- the cas4 gene encoding CRISPR-associated protein Cas4, which yields MYLEADLLPLSALQHLIFCPRQCALIHIEQVWTENRFTAEGRIMHERVDSGQRQTRDTARIETGVPLRSLNLGLSGRADVVEYHFTGNDWVPFPVEYKRGRPKKDNCDEVQLCAQALCLEEMLGRHVPEGALFYGQNRRRKDVAFDAALRRETMDTAARLHELIRSGTTPPARYEKKCDSCSLLELCLPRVAGSAKSARRYLSRMLMEPTT from the coding sequence ATGTACCTGGAAGCCGACCTCCTCCCTCTTTCCGCGTTGCAGCACCTGATATTCTGCCCCAGGCAGTGCGCGTTGATCCACATCGAGCAGGTCTGGACGGAAAACCGCTTCACGGCTGAAGGGCGGATCATGCATGAGCGGGTGGATTCAGGGCAGCGGCAGACCAGGGACACGGCGCGGATCGAAACGGGCGTGCCGTTACGGTCTTTGAACTTGGGCCTATCGGGAAGGGCCGACGTGGTGGAGTACCATTTCACGGGAAACGACTGGGTGCCGTTTCCCGTGGAATACAAGCGGGGTCGCCCCAAGAAGGACAACTGCGACGAGGTGCAGCTCTGCGCCCAGGCCCTGTGCCTGGAAGAAATGCTGGGCCGCCATGTGCCCGAAGGGGCGCTGTTTTACGGCCAGAATCGCAGGCGCAAGGACGTGGCTTTTGATGCGGCACTGCGCCGGGAAACCATGGATACGGCTGCCAGGCTGCACGAGTTGATCCGTTCCGGAACGACCCCGCCGGCTCGGTACGAAAAAAAGTGCGACAGTTGTTCGCTGCTTGAACTTTGTCTGCCCAGGGTGGCCGGATCAGCGAAAAGCGCTCGGCGCTACCTCTCACGCATGCTTATGGAACCGACAACATGA
- a CDS encoding HEAT repeat domain-containing protein — MDKKLEQQFRQRAVDLGNSGDPAALPELAQLARSPVANVRRLAASAMGKLAGLADADEAVAALHPLLSDTHPQVRQYAIRALKLYGVAAKPALPDLRDMAANPVEKDYNQRDAALAVEYITEAVRIAEEQVVHLCKRCGVRLAPDEYVRSRKAFQRPFCDHCFDEVFLERRNYEIKVELQKNIRARDGTWVQSEGERLICEALKAEGIRYRYDERFRILDGYAIRPDFYLPEFDVYIEYWGMDTADYKIGMLKKQQLYQQQGKRLISLYPADKPVLRVRLLEKLRQYR, encoded by the coding sequence ATGGACAAAAAACTCGAACAGCAATTCCGGCAACGGGCGGTGGATCTCGGCAACTCCGGTGATCCGGCCGCCTTGCCGGAACTTGCGCAACTGGCTCGTTCGCCCGTGGCCAATGTGCGCCGTCTGGCCGCGTCGGCCATGGGCAAGTTGGCCGGGTTGGCCGATGCGGATGAGGCCGTTGCCGCGCTGCATCCCTTGCTGTCCGACACGCATCCCCAGGTCCGCCAGTATGCCATACGGGCGCTCAAGCTGTACGGCGTCGCAGCCAAGCCGGCCTTGCCGGACCTCCGCGACATGGCCGCGAACCCGGTGGAAAAGGACTACAATCAACGCGACGCGGCCCTGGCCGTTGAGTACATCACCGAGGCCGTGCGCATCGCCGAGGAACAGGTCGTTCATCTGTGCAAGCGGTGCGGCGTGCGCTTGGCTCCGGATGAGTACGTCCGCAGCCGCAAGGCCTTCCAGCGTCCGTTTTGCGACCACTGCTTCGACGAAGTGTTCCTGGAGCGCCGCAATTACGAGATCAAGGTGGAACTGCAGAAAAATATTCGGGCCAGGGACGGTACCTGGGTGCAATCCGAAGGCGAGCGGCTCATCTGCGAGGCCCTCAAGGCGGAAGGCATCCGCTATCGTTACGACGAACGATTCCGCATCCTGGACGGGTACGCCATCCGTCCGGATTTTTATCTGCCGGAATTTGACGTCTATATCGAATATTGGGGCATGGACACGGCGGACTACAAAATCGGCATGCTCAAGAAACAACAGCTCTATCAACAGCAGGGCAAGCGCCTCATCTCCCTGTATCCAGCCGACAAGCCGGTCCTGCGCGTTCGTCTGCTGGAGAAACTGCGCCAGTATCGCTGA
- the cas7c gene encoding type I-C CRISPR-associated protein Cas7/Csd2, which translates to MTAIANRHEFVLLFDVVNGNPNGDPDAGNMPRIDPETGHGLVTDVCIKRKIRNHVALAKEGAEGFKIYIQEKAVLNRTHEQAYIAHDLKFEAKKLPKKVEDALKVTGWMCANFYDIRTFGAVMTTDINCGQVRGPVQLAFAKSVEPIVPQEISITRMAVTNEKDLEKERTMGRKHIVPYGLYVAHGFVSAPLAEKTGFSEADLDLLWDALVNMFEHDRSAARGLMSSRKLFVFKHQNKLGNAPAHKLFDLVQVKRRDDSTGPARSFKDYAVTLGQPPAGVELLEML; encoded by the coding sequence ATGACCGCCATTGCCAACCGCCATGAATTCGTCCTGCTTTTCGACGTGGTCAACGGAAATCCCAACGGCGATCCGGACGCCGGGAACATGCCCCGCATCGACCCGGAGACCGGACATGGGCTGGTCACGGACGTCTGCATCAAGCGCAAGATCCGCAATCATGTGGCTCTGGCCAAGGAAGGGGCCGAGGGCTTCAAAATATACATCCAGGAAAAGGCCGTGCTGAACAGGACGCATGAGCAGGCTTACATCGCTCATGACCTCAAGTTCGAAGCCAAGAAACTGCCAAAAAAAGTTGAAGACGCCCTGAAGGTTACGGGTTGGATGTGCGCCAACTTCTATGACATCCGGACCTTCGGCGCGGTTATGACCACGGATATCAACTGCGGACAGGTTCGCGGACCGGTGCAACTGGCCTTCGCCAAAAGCGTGGAACCCATCGTGCCCCAGGAGATCAGCATCACCCGCATGGCCGTGACCAATGAAAAGGATCTGGAAAAAGAGCGGACCATGGGCCGCAAGCATATCGTGCCCTACGGATTGTACGTGGCCCACGGTTTTGTCTCCGCGCCCCTGGCCGAAAAAACCGGCTTTTCCGAGGCGGATTTGGATCTGCTCTGGGATGCTTTGGTCAACATGTTCGAGCACGACCGCTCGGCCGCGCGCGGCCTGATGAGCAGCCGCAAGCTCTTTGTCTTCAAGCACCAGAACAAGCTCGGCAACGCTCCGGCCCACAAGCTCTTCGACCTGGTCCAGGTGAAGCGCCGGGACGACTCCACCGGCCCGGCCCGCTCCTTCAAGGACTATGCGGTCACCCTTGGCCAGCCTCCGGCGGGGGTTGAACTATTGGAAATGCTATAG
- the cas8c gene encoding type I-C CRISPR-associated protein Cas8c/Csd1, with the protein MILQALHGYYERMIADPDSGMPPYGTSIENISFALILDTEGNLRGVEDLRETDGKKRFPRKMAVPAAVTRTSGVKANFLWDKAAYVLGADKNETNTNVPRFAAFKELLHEIGADLADPGFVAIRGFMESWEPDEAETIINAYSPWEEVAGANLVFRLDGVRGFIHDRPPLQNVWRTHCAKLDEALKVQCLITGEHDVPLARVHTPIKGVVGGQTSGGYIVSFNASAFVSYGRDKADVGETSAFAYTTALNALLTRGSRQKITIGDMTIVFWAERSNPVEDFLADLIDPAPVDALPQIQIDYQTTLKIHDLLQAIRSGKRAVDIVPDLDESVRFYLLALAPNASRLAIRFWETNTVGGLLQKVGIHFQQLEIVRQFDSDPEFPPLWRLLRQTAPLGKSENIPPVLAGGIAKAMLTGSPYPQSLLPTVLGRIRAEHQVTYFRAALIKAFLIRNKQWEVPVSFDPARTDRPYLLGRLFAVLEKAQEEAVPGTNATIKDRYLGSVSANPGQVFHMLLKNAANHTAKLRKEPEKKGLAFSYDKMIQDIIDAFDDFPATMSSEEQGLFMIGYYHQRKDFFTKKNKETQS; encoded by the coding sequence ATGATTCTCCAGGCATTGCACGGCTACTACGAGAGGATGATCGCCGATCCCGACTCGGGCATGCCGCCTTACGGCACAAGCATTGAAAATATTTCCTTTGCCTTGATCCTGGACACGGAAGGTAATCTCCGTGGCGTGGAGGATCTGCGAGAAACGGACGGCAAAAAACGCTTTCCCCGCAAAATGGCTGTTCCGGCGGCAGTGACCAGGACTTCGGGGGTCAAGGCGAACTTCCTCTGGGACAAGGCCGCCTATGTGCTGGGCGCGGACAAGAACGAAACAAATACCAACGTACCCCGGTTTGCCGCCTTCAAGGAACTGCTTCACGAGATTGGCGCTGACCTCGCCGATCCTGGCTTTGTTGCGATCCGGGGCTTCATGGAAAGTTGGGAGCCGGACGAGGCTGAGACAATCATCAATGCCTATTCCCCTTGGGAAGAAGTCGCCGGAGCCAATCTTGTCTTTCGGCTGGACGGAGTGAGGGGTTTTATTCACGACCGTCCACCGTTGCAAAATGTATGGCGCACTCATTGCGCCAAGCTGGATGAGGCCCTCAAGGTCCAGTGTCTCATAACCGGCGAACATGATGTCCCGTTGGCCCGAGTGCATACGCCTATCAAAGGCGTCGTAGGCGGGCAGACTTCCGGCGGGTACATCGTTTCCTTCAATGCTTCGGCGTTCGTCTCCTACGGGCGGGACAAGGCCGATGTGGGCGAAACATCCGCCTTTGCCTACACCACGGCCCTCAATGCCCTTCTGACCAGGGGGAGCCGCCAGAAAATCACCATTGGCGACATGACCATCGTGTTCTGGGCCGAACGTTCCAATCCGGTGGAGGATTTTCTGGCGGACCTGATTGACCCCGCCCCAGTGGACGCATTGCCTCAAATCCAGATTGATTATCAGACCACGCTCAAAATTCACGATCTGCTCCAGGCTATCCGCTCCGGCAAGCGGGCCGTGGACATCGTGCCGGATCTGGACGAGTCCGTGCGCTTTTATCTGCTGGCCCTTGCGCCCAATGCGTCCCGGCTGGCCATTCGTTTCTGGGAAACCAACACCGTGGGCGGCTTGTTGCAAAAGGTGGGCATACATTTCCAGCAACTGGAAATCGTCCGGCAATTCGACTCCGATCCGGAGTTTCCGCCGCTCTGGCGACTGCTCCGCCAGACCGCGCCGCTGGGCAAAAGCGAAAATATCCCGCCCGTTCTGGCCGGAGGCATAGCCAAAGCCATGCTGACGGGCTCGCCGTATCCGCAAAGTCTGCTGCCCACCGTGCTCGGCCGCATCCGGGCCGAGCATCAGGTGACGTATTTCCGGGCCGCCTTGATCAAGGCGTTTTTGATCCGCAACAAACAATGGGAGGTTCCCGTGTCATTCGATCCCGCTCGAACCGATCGCCCGTACTTGTTGGGCAGGTTGTTCGCGGTGCTGGAAAAAGCCCAGGAAGAGGCGGTCCCCGGCACCAATGCGACCATCAAGGACCGTTACCTCGGCTCGGTCTCGGCCAACCCCGGGCAGGTCTTCCACATGCTGCTCAAAAACGCGGCCAATCATACGGCCAAGCTGCGCAAGGAGCCTGAGAAAAAAGGTCTGGCATTCAGCTATGATAAAATGATCCAGGACATCATCGACGCCTTTGACGATTTTCCGGCCACCATGTCCTCCGAGGAACAGGGACTGTTCATGATCGGCTACTACCATCAGCGCAAGGATTTTTTCACCAAGAAAAATAAGGAGACTCAGTCATGA
- the cas5c gene encoding type I-C CRISPR-associated protein Cas5c, translating to MAFGIKLRVWGDYACWTRPEMKVERVSYDVMTPSAARGILEAIHWKPAIRWVVDKIHVLKPIIFDNVRRNEVSSKIPKPNPVTAMRDKKPLYFLVDDGNNRQQRAATLLRHVDYVIEAHFVLTDKAGPEDNEGKHLDIFNRRVRAGQFFHQPCLGCREFPASFELVEGEVPVSFYVGQTRELGYMLLDIDFSQGMTPLFFKAEMKDGIIEPPPPWSAEVRA from the coding sequence ATGGCATTCGGCATCAAGCTGCGGGTCTGGGGCGACTATGCGTGCTGGACCAGACCCGAAATGAAGGTCGAGAGAGTTTCCTACGACGTGATGACCCCGTCCGCGGCCCGGGGGATTCTGGAGGCCATCCACTGGAAACCGGCCATCCGCTGGGTGGTGGACAAGATTCATGTGCTCAAGCCCATTATTTTCGATAACGTCCGTCGCAACGAGGTCAGTTCCAAGATTCCCAAACCCAATCCGGTCACGGCCATGCGGGACAAGAAACCGCTGTATTTCCTGGTGGACGACGGCAACAACCGCCAGCAACGCGCCGCCACGCTCCTGCGGCATGTGGACTATGTCATCGAAGCCCATTTCGTGCTCACGGACAAGGCCGGACCAGAGGACAACGAAGGCAAGCACCTGGACATTTTCAACCGCCGGGTCAGGGCCGGGCAGTTCTTCCACCAGCCATGCCTGGGCTGCCGGGAGTTCCCGGCCTCTTTTGAACTGGTCGAAGGCGAGGTGCCGGTGTCTTTCTATGTCGGCCAGACCAGGGAACTGGGCTACATGCTCCTGGACATCGACTTTTCCCAGGGCATGACGCCGCTGTTTTTCAAGGCCGAAATGAAGGACGGCATCATCGAGCCGCCCCCGCCCTGGTCAGCGGAGGTGCGAGCATGA